A window from Peptococcaceae bacterium 1198_IL3148 encodes these proteins:
- a CDS encoding 2-oxoacid:ferredoxin oxidoreductase subunit beta: MLPEIEQYFRIEKLPHMWCPGCGNGIILHSLINAISALGLNQDQTTIVSGIGCASRAAGYLDFDTLHTTHGRALAFATGIKLAKPALNVFVLMGDGDCTAIGGNHFIHAARRNINLTAIVFNNNIYGMTGGQYSPMTPHNKRATTASFGNIDRPFDLAELAKGAGATYVARATTYHTKLLTNLIMEGYKNKGFSVVEVITACPTAYGRYNKLGSPADMLKAQRENTVNVKSMLANGGTVPAGKIPIGELYRAEEPEYIEEYRKLVEALQMKGGK, from the coding sequence ATGTTGCCGGAGATAGAACAATATTTTCGCATAGAAAAACTGCCCCATATGTGGTGCCCGGGCTGCGGCAATGGCATTATTTTGCATTCGTTAATCAATGCCATCTCTGCCCTTGGTTTGAACCAAGACCAGACCACCATAGTATCAGGCATCGGTTGTGCCTCTAGAGCTGCAGGTTATCTTGATTTTGATACTCTGCACACAACCCATGGTCGGGCATTGGCCTTTGCCACTGGTATTAAACTGGCAAAACCTGCATTAAATGTTTTTGTATTAATGGGGGATGGAGATTGCACCGCCATCGGCGGCAATCATTTTATACATGCAGCCCGCCGGAACATTAATCTTACTGCCATTGTATTTAATAATAATATCTATGGTATGACCGGTGGTCAATATTCGCCGATGACACCCCACAACAAAAGGGCAACCACCGCATCCTTTGGCAACATTGATCGCCCCTTTGATTTAGCAGAACTGGCCAAAGGTGCCGGGGCTACTTATGTTGCCCGGGCCACCACCTACCATACCAAATTGTTAACCAACCTAATTATGGAAGGGTATAAAAATAAAGGTTTTTCTGTGGTGGAGGTGATAACCGCTTGCCCCACAGCATATGGCAGATATAATAAATTGGGGTCACCAGCAGATATGCTTAAGGCACAAAGGGAAAACACAGTCAATGTGAAGAGCATGCTAGCCAACGGTGGCACTGTGCCTGCAGGAAAAATACCCATTGGAGAGCTCTACCGGGCTGAGGAGCCGGAATATATAGAAGAATACAGGAAATTGGTAGAGGCGTTACAAATGAAAGGTGGGAAGTGA
- a CDS encoding 2-oxoacid:acceptor oxidoreductase family protein — translation MEQTWEVRLSGSGGQGLILAGIILAEAGILEGKNVVQTQSYGPAARGGASKAEVIISDQEIDYPKVETADVLLALNQESCTKFMGSIKSDGLAIIDSSLVEDVPASTCQIYPMPITKLAREEIGRELVANIVALGALVGLTGVVSIQTVTKAVMARVPKGTEELNSKALQLGFRLAEEARAVKEQVSKIV, via the coding sequence ATGGAGCAGACCTGGGAAGTGCGTTTAAGTGGTTCCGGAGGTCAAGGGCTAATATTGGCTGGTATAATATTAGCTGAGGCCGGAATCCTAGAGGGGAAAAATGTGGTTCAAACCCAATCCTACGGTCCGGCAGCCCGTGGCGGCGCCAGTAAAGCAGAGGTTATTATTAGTGACCAAGAAATTGACTATCCTAAAGTAGAAACCGCCGATGTTTTATTAGCTCTTAATCAGGAGTCCTGCACCAAATTCATGGGGAGTATAAAAAGTGACGGCTTGGCCATCATCGACTCATCCTTGGTTGAAGATGTTCCTGCCAGCACTTGCCAAATCTACCCCATGCCCATCACAAAACTTGCCCGCGAAGAAATTGGTCGGGAATTGGTGGCCAATATTGTCGCCTTGGGTGCGCTGGTGGGCCTCACCGGCGTAGTGTCTATCCAAACCGTTACTAAAGCAGTAATGGCTAGGGTGCCCAAAGGGACTGAAGAGTTAAACAGTAAAGCATTGCAGTTGGGATTTAGATTAGCCGAAGAAGCCCGCGCGGTTAAAGAGCAGGTTTCAAAAATAGTATAG
- a CDS encoding methyl-accepting chemotaxis protein, whose product MLSLFRSTPDSENLSNCHQDFYAALTNFSLAHTELMAFQSRLRVQEVASQASDLAATSEQMSATAEEVTASTEEISAKMQQLKDDFAKEIKTIDQLSELANEVEKILNSMVENASELNDKIKKIDDISENVSDIAEQTNMLSLNAAIEAARAGQAGRGFSVVAEEVRNLSSQTKDAVVEVKDISYQVNEKAANTGAAVSSVKHIFEKYLQSSAEIADNIKEGSIQVEHSAEMVENIADAMQQQSVAAENLAQVATGMAAASDFGDSITNNAKELFNIVNPHLKLSNSQRIISILAARLIDHANFLRSTIKKAGSGETSVDHHQCAFGKWYDKNKDTYHHLKEFSAIDEPHQRVHVAAAKLVQQSSVANAELLVTASTDILRTFINLIKRLESDNK is encoded by the coding sequence TTGTTATCTTTGTTTCGTTCAACTCCAGATTCTGAAAACCTTAGCAATTGTCATCAGGATTTTTATGCAGCTTTAACGAATTTTTCTTTAGCCCATACTGAATTAATGGCTTTTCAATCAAGGCTGCGAGTACAAGAAGTTGCCAGCCAAGCATCGGATTTAGCTGCCACCAGTGAACAAATGTCTGCCACCGCTGAAGAAGTCACTGCCTCCACAGAAGAAATAAGTGCTAAAATGCAACAATTGAAGGATGATTTTGCCAAAGAGATTAAAACCATAGATCAATTGTCGGAATTGGCAAATGAAGTGGAAAAGATATTAAATAGTATGGTGGAAAATGCCAGCGAACTAAATGATAAAATAAAAAAGATTGATGATATTAGTGAAAATGTATCCGATATCGCTGAACAAACCAATATGCTGTCATTAAACGCAGCAATTGAAGCTGCTCGGGCGGGACAAGCTGGCAGAGGTTTTTCGGTGGTGGCCGAAGAAGTGCGCAATTTATCCAGCCAAACCAAGGATGCTGTGGTGGAGGTTAAAGATATTTCTTATCAAGTTAACGAAAAAGCTGCCAACACCGGGGCAGCAGTATCCAGTGTTAAACATATCTTTGAAAAGTATCTACAAAGTTCTGCGGAAATTGCCGATAACATTAAAGAGGGATCGATACAGGTGGAGCATTCCGCTGAGATGGTTGAAAACATTGCCGATGCTATGCAACAACAGTCAGTGGCGGCGGAAAATCTGGCTCAGGTGGCTACGGGTATGGCAGCGGCCAGTGATTTTGGTGACTCCATTACCAATAATGCCAAGGAATTGTTCAATATTGTCAATCCACACTTAAAATTATCTAATAGCCAACGGATTATCTCAATATTGGCAGCTAGGTTAATTGATCATGCCAATTTTTTGCGCAGTACTATTAAAAAGGCTGGTTCCGGTGAGACCAGCGTAGATCATCACCAATGTGCCTTTGGCAAGTGGTATGATAAAAACAAAGACACATATCATCATTTAAAAGAATTCTCTGCTATAGACGAACCGCACCAAAGGGTACACGTTGCAGCAGCCAAACTTGTCCAACAAAGTTCAGTGGCAAATGCAGAATTATTGGTAACGGCTTCCACCGATATTTTGAGAACCTTTATTAATTTAATAAAAAGGTTGGAGAGTGATAACAAATAA